The stretch of DNA TCCGACTATACCGATAATAAACGCAGGCAGCACCGATCCCTGATAGCCGGCTACTTTAATAAATCCGAGAAACATCAGCGGGTCCTGAGCTTTCTGGGCAACATCCCAGGAGGTTGGCAGGGAAGGACTGACTAGCATTAAGCCGATCAGAATCCCGAGCAGCGGTGATCCGCCAAATACCCGGAAGGTCGACCAGCATACCAGGACAGGCAGGAAACCAAAAGCAGTATCGGTCAAAATTTGAGTGAACATTAAGAAATTAGCAGAAATGCTGTCCGGAGTAAGTCCGAACCATCCAAGAATATGCGGCTGAGTAATCAAGCCTCTGAGACCCATGAATAATCCAGTTGCTACCAATGCGGGAATAATGGGTACGAATATGTCACCGAACACCCGAATCATTCGTTTGAGGAAATTATCATCTTGCTCGGAGGCCTTTTCTTTCAAATCTGCCTTTGATGTCGAAGAGACATCCTCAGCGACCATCGCATCATAGACTCTATTGACGATACCGGTTCCAAAAATAATTTGATATTGTCCAGAGGTAAAAAACACGCCTTTGGCTTTGTCTACGCTCTCAATAAATTCATCATCAATAATGTCCCGATCCTTTACAATCAATCTGAGACGTGTGGCGCAATGTGCCATCGAAATGATATTGTCTTTTCCACCCAGCCCTTTAATAACATCCTGGGCAATTTTTTGATATTCCTTTTCAGGACCCATCAGCCTCTTCCTTTCGCTTAACAAGTATTTTCCTGCTTATAAGCATACCAAGATGGCGCTTTCAAACAGCGGTATTATTTTACGTGATTAAGGGCAAATTTTGATCTCTTTGCACCACTTTCTGAATAAAATGCTCGGAATAACAAAAATTGCAAAAAAATGCCCGCTAACATTAAGGGGGACTGCTACTTCCCCTAATCACAGCGAGTCGCTAACCTTATGCTTAAGCAATCACTATAGTGCGCGGAACAGATGGCTTAATAGGTTGGGGCTCCGGCCAATGCCGGCAGCCTCCTATTCGTTCAGTAATCGGATCATTTTCTGTACAGTATCATTCTCTTCAAGAGGGCGATAAACAGTTAGCTTTAGTTCGGGGGCATCGTAAACTCGAAAAGTGATATGTTCCATAACCATGGTTCCAACACGCGGATGATTGATCATTTTCTTACCGATTGGTGTACCCGAAATATCATAGCTCGGCCACCATTGCCTGAATTCAGGGCTGATCTCCATTAACTCTGCGACCAGATCCTTAAACCAGCTTTCCCCTACAAAAGGAGTGCTTGTTGACCGGAATTGTGCCAATAGCCGTTTTGCGTGGTTTTCCCAATCCCCTATTAGATTCCGGTAATCGGTCGAAGCAAAGCACCGCCAAATTGCGTTTCTCTCTTTTTTATCCATCTTTTCAAAATCCCCAAAGACCCGCTCGCCCGCTTTATTCCAAAGTAATATATCCCACCGCTGATCTGTAACATAAGCCGGACATCTCTCATATTCATTCATGAAGTTTTGTACGATCGGAATAAGGCTTTCCTCGATCGAAGCCGTTTGTTCTACTGGTAGCTGCCCGAGAGCTAGATTGTACAGATGATTCCTCTCCTCGGTATTAAGCTGCATGACGGTTACGAGACATTCAAGTACCTGGGTAGAAACTTGTATATTTTTGCCTTGCTCCAGCCATGTATACCAGGTAAGACCGATGCCTGCAATCTGGGCCAACTCTTCTCTGCGCAGGCCTTGGACTTTCCTCCGCGGCCCTACAGGTAATCCGAATTGTTCAGGAGTAAGTCTGGAACGTCTTGATTTTAAAAATTTTCCTAACTCCCTGCGTTTCTCTTCCTGGTCGCTCATGATCAACTTCCCTTCGTTAAAACCATTACTTTTAATACTATGATAAATACGATTCTATTCATAGTATTGCATCCTACATTAATCTTACCACTGTAGCAACTCTCCAATTTAAAGACAAAGGAATGATTGTATTGCAGAGTAACGTTAGTCCCGGGCTTACACAAGGTCTGATTGCACTTATGGCGGCAGCCTGTGGGTTTACCGTAGCGAACGTCTATTTGAACCAGACCCTTCTGGTCGATATAGCCGGAACATTCGGGGTGACTGAAGCTGCGGTGGGAATCGTGACAACACTCACTCAGGTTGGTTATGCCCTAGGGAACGTTATCATCGTACCGCTTGGGGACATTTTCGAAAGGCGCCGGCTAGTTCTTGCCTTGCTGTGTATGACATGCCTGTCACTGGTATCAGCGGCTCTCTCCGGTTCGATTACATGGTTGATCATCAGTAACTTTTGTCTTGGCTTAACCACGGTAATTCCGCAAATTATCGTACCCTTGGCAGCAGGGATGGCGGATGAACGCAGGCGCGGAAAAGTACTGGGGACGGTAGCCATCGGACTGGTCTGCGGCATACTGGGAGCCAGACTTGTCAGCGGCCTGGTGGATAGCTTATGGGGATGGAGAAGTATGTACTGGATTTCGTTCGGATGTATGCTTCTGCTTGCCCTACTGATTCGGATTCGCTTTCCCGTAAGCAAAGGAACGGCCTCATTACCTTATCGCAAACTTCTTCTTTCTTTGGGGCCTCTGTTTATGAAAGAAGGCGTACTTCGGCGTTCTTGTTTAAGTCAGGGAATGATTTTTGGATCATTTAGCTTATTTTTTACGACCATTGGATTCATGTTGCAAGCGCCCCCTTACTCCTATAACAGCGCTGTTGTCGGTCTGGTCGGTCTGGTAGGAATCGGTGGCACGATCGCTACACCTACAATCGGAAGGGTCATAGATAGGAAGGGTGCTTCTTTCGCCAACAAAATGTGTATGCTTGCGGCTATGATCTCCTTTCTGATCGCCGTGACAGCTGGACACCGGCTATCGGCTTTAATCTTGGCCGCCTTTTTGTTGACAGTCGGAACACAGGCGAACCAAGTGGCCTGTCAAGCCAACATTTTCAGCCTCTCCGCCGCTTCCGCGCGAAGTCGATTGAACGGGCTGTATATGGTTTGCACCTTCTTGGGGGGAGCATTGGGATCCTATTTAGGGGTATGGGCATGGACCCAGTGGCACTGGACAGGTGTTTGCATTTGCGGCATGGTCATGATTGCAACCGGGATGAGCGCTGCTCTGGGAAACAAAAAAACAGCGGGAACAGCCGCAAACGATAAGTTCATGAAGAAAGGGATGTAATCTAGAATGGCATTTGTTGATGAAAACTACAAAAAAGGAATGGAAGTTTTATCTAAAATTGATGGTGAAAATTATAAGGCCATTGTGGACAGCTTTCAGGATTCCGTAGCACCCGATCTGGGAAGACTGGCTGTGGAATTTAACTATGGGCAAATTTTTTCCCGTCCCGGCTTGGATTTGAAATCGCGCCTTCTTGCCGCCGTGGCTGGTCTTACAGCCATGGGAAATACGCAGCAGCTGAAATTTTATATCAATGGCGCGTTAAATGTAGGATGGACCGAAGAGGAGATCGTCGAATGCATGATGCAAATGATCATCTACGCGGGATTTCCGGCGGGGTTAAACACGATACTCACCATCGCAACAGAAGTGTTTGAAGAAAGAAGAAAAAAATCAAAATAACCTAATCATTAAACTGGAAAGGTAGAGGAAGCGAAGCTTGTACTAAGTTCCTTCTCCGAAGGGGAATGCAATGAACATGGGTCGGAACATGACAAGCAGGATTATATTCACAAGCTTCAACAGGAGAAATCCGTATATGAAGCGCGTTATGGGAACAAATCCTGACCGGCCATATTCCTGTCGGCATAACCATGCGGAGTATCAAGGCTAGCTCAGCTTCTCCTCCTTCCAGACCACCTTCTCACCGTAATGCTTTCCCCAATCATACATAAGTTCTAGCACAGGCATCAGGCTCTTGCCGTAATCCGTCAGGGAGTATTCTACCTTGGGCGGAACCTGAGCGTATACTTCACGGTGAACCAGCAGGTCCTCTTCAAGCTCGCGCAGCTGGTTTGTCAGCATTTTCTGGGTAATATGCGGAATCAACTGCTTCAGCTCACCAAAGCGCTTGGTGCCTTCCTTCCCCAAATGCCATAAGATAATGAGCTTCCATTTACCGCCGATGACAGCCAGCGTCAGCTCCTTCTCACAGTTGATGGTCTTTAGATCAATACGTTCTTTCACATCGTTTGCCATGGGACAATCCCTCCTTTTTGCTCCTATAGTATACATTGTATATCAAGGGGTTACAAAGATACTATGGAATATCCCGTACGAACGAAGTGACTTTATATCATAAGAAAAGAGACCTGACCTCATAGTTATAAGGCAGCTCTCTCTCCTGTACACCTATTCTAAATTGGCATGTCTTCCATACATCATTTGTGTCCCCAGCCCTTTAATCTCCATCAGGCGTAAGATAATGGCATCCAGCATCAAGAGCATGCTCTGCTCAAACCGCGAAGCCATCGGCTGGAGGGAAGCTGATCCCCCACTTTGATCCTTCGTGGCTGCCTCAAGCACCACCAGCTTGTCCGCCAGTCCGGCCAATGTTGACTCAGGAACAATAGTCAGGAGAGCCAGCTCTCCTCCCAGGGCCTTCGCTTTCTCAGCCATAGCCACAAGCCCTTTCGTCTCTCCCGAACCGGAGCCAAGGATCAACAGATCTTGATTGCCGAGCGAAGGCGTAACCGTCTCGCCCACCACATAAGCATGGATCCCCATCTGCATCAGCCGCATCGCGAAGGCCTTCATCATGAGCCCCGAGCGACCGGCACCGGCCGTAAAGACTTGATCGGCGCTGAGAATGGCTTGCACCAGCCCCTCCGCATCCGCTTCAGAGACCTGGGTTAAGGTCTGTTCAAGCTCTTCTAAGATCCGAGCTGTATATCTCGCGATTTCCATACAGCGCTGCCTTAAGCCTGCTTGACCAGCTTCTGAATTTCAGCAGCCGTCTGCCGCTTGTCCTCAGCCCCGGTAATTCCGCCGCCAACGATAACAAGATCAGGACTTGCCTTAATCGCCTCCGGCAGCGTATTCAGCTTGATGCCGCCAGCAATCGCCGTCTTGGCATTCTTCACTACGCCTTTGATAATTTCCAGCTCTTCGAAGGAATTTTTGCCTTCTGCCTGAAGATCATATCCGGTATGGACGCAGATGTAATCTACGCCGAGTGCGTCGATTTCTTTGGCACGTGTCTCAATATCCTTCACGTTAATCATATCCACCAGAATCGCTTTGTTCTGCTTCTTGGCTTCAGCAACAGCGCCCTTAATGGTCGAATCATCGGTGGCTCCGAGCACCGTAATA from Paenibacillus sp. CAA11 encodes:
- a CDS encoding winged helix-turn-helix transcriptional regulator, producing MANDVKERIDLKTINCEKELTLAVIGGKWKLIILWHLGKEGTKRFGELKQLIPHITQKMLTNQLRELEEDLLVHREVYAQVPPKVEYSLTDYGKSLMPVLELMYDWGKHYGEKVVWKEEKLS
- the hxlB gene encoding 6-phospho-3-hexuloisomerase — protein: MEIARYTARILEELEQTLTQVSEADAEGLVQAILSADQVFTAGAGRSGLMMKAFAMRLMQMGIHAYVVGETVTPSLGNQDLLILGSGSGETKGLVAMAEKAKALGGELALLTIVPESTLAGLADKLVVLEAATKDQSGGSASLQPMASRFEQSMLLMLDAIILRLMEIKGLGTQMMYGRHANLE
- a CDS encoding helix-turn-helix transcriptional regulator encodes the protein MSDQEEKRRELGKFLKSRRSRLTPEQFGLPVGPRRKVQGLRREELAQIAGIGLTWYTWLEQGKNIQVSTQVLECLVTVMQLNTEERNHLYNLALGQLPVEQTASIEESLIPIVQNFMNEYERCPAYVTDQRWDILLWNKAGERVFGDFEKMDKKERNAIWRCFASTDYRNLIGDWENHAKRLLAQFRSTSTPFVGESWFKDLVAELMEISPEFRQWWPSYDISGTPIGKKMINHPRVGTMVMEHITFRVYDAPELKLTVYRPLEENDTVQKMIRLLNE
- a CDS encoding MFS transporter codes for the protein MIVLQSNVSPGLTQGLIALMAAACGFTVANVYLNQTLLVDIAGTFGVTEAAVGIVTTLTQVGYALGNVIIVPLGDIFERRRLVLALLCMTCLSLVSAALSGSITWLIISNFCLGLTTVIPQIIVPLAAGMADERRRGKVLGTVAIGLVCGILGARLVSGLVDSLWGWRSMYWISFGCMLLLALLIRIRFPVSKGTASLPYRKLLLSLGPLFMKEGVLRRSCLSQGMIFGSFSLFFTTIGFMLQAPPYSYNSAVVGLVGLVGIGGTIATPTIGRVIDRKGASFANKMCMLAAMISFLIAVTAGHRLSALILAAFLLTVGTQANQVACQANIFSLSAASARSRLNGLYMVCTFLGGALGSYLGVWAWTQWHWTGVCICGMVMIATGMSAALGNKKTAGTAANDKFMKKGM
- the hxlA gene encoding 3-hexulose-6-phosphate synthase translates to MELQLALDLVNIPEAKALVAEVADYIDIVEIGTPVVINEGLRAVKEIKEAFPNLKVLADLKIMDAGGYEIMKAAEAGADIITVLGATDDSTIKGAVAEAKKQNKAILVDMINVKDIETRAKEIDALGVDYICVHTGYDLQAEGKNSFEELEIIKGVVKNAKTAIAGGIKLNTLPEAIKASPDLVIVGGGITGAEDKRQTAAEIQKLVKQA
- a CDS encoding sucrose-specific PTS transporter subunit IIBC — its product is MGPEKEYQKIAQDVIKGLGGKDNIISMAHCATRLRLIVKDRDIIDDEFIESVDKAKGVFFTSGQYQIIFGTGIVNRVYDAMVAEDVSSTSKADLKEKASEQDDNFLKRMIRVFGDIFVPIIPALVATGLFMGLRGLITQPHILGWFGLTPDSISANFLMFTQILTDTAFGFLPVLVCWSTFRVFGGSPLLGILIGLMLVSPSLPTSWDVAQKAQDPLMFLGFIKVAGYQGSVLPAFIIGIVGALLEKRIRKIVPAALDLILTPFLTLLVSLVLGLFVIGPVFHEVEVLILEAVTWILKLPFGIGGFIYGGINQIIVVTGLHHALNLIEIQMLSDTGWNMVNAISSGSIAAQAGAALAVGLKAKSLKTKSIAYPSSLSALLGITEPAVFGVNIRYGKPFLMALIGGAIAGFIARIFDVQATGMSITVIPGMLLYLNSQIIPYIAVCAIGFGVAFALTWLFGFKEKAANSK
- a CDS encoding carboxymuconolactone decarboxylase family protein, with the protein product MAFVDENYKKGMEVLSKIDGENYKAIVDSFQDSVAPDLGRLAVEFNYGQIFSRPGLDLKSRLLAAVAGLTAMGNTQQLKFYINGALNVGWTEEEIVECMMQMIIYAGFPAGLNTILTIATEVFEERRKKSK